The Scatophagus argus isolate fScaArg1 chromosome 20, fScaArg1.pri, whole genome shotgun sequence genome window below encodes:
- the LOC124051841 gene encoding protein SET-like: MSASSAKVSRKENSNHDGADETSEKEQQEAIEHIDEVQNEIDRLNEQASEEILKVEQKYNKLRQPFFQKRSELIAKIPNFWVTTFVNHPQVSALLGEEDEEALHYLSRVEVTEFEDIKSGYRIDFYFDENPYFENKALSKEFNVNESGDPVSKSTEIKWKAGKDLTKRTGQTPNKAGKKRQHEEPESFFTWFTDHSDAGADELGEVIKDDIWPNPLQYYLVPDMEDEEGDGDEDDDEEEGLEDIDEGEEEEGEGEDEDEDGDGEGEDGEDDGEDD; encoded by the exons aaaaagagCAACAGGAAGCAATTGAACACATTGACGAAGTACAGAATGAAATTGACAG ACTGAATGAACAGGCAAGTGAAGAAATTTTAAAAGTAGAGCAGAAGTACAACAAATTGCGCCAgccattcttccagaagcgaTCAGAACTCATAGCAAAAATCCCCAACTTCTGGGTCACAACATTCGTCAACCATCCACAAG TTTCAGCTCTTCTGGGGGAAGAGGACGAGGAAGCACTTCATTACTTGTCAAGGGTGGAGGTCACTGAGTTCGAGGACATCAAGTCTGGATATAGAATAGATTTT TATTTTGATGAGAATCCATACTTTGAGAACAAAGCCCTCTCCAAAGAGTTTAATGTAAACGAGAGCGGAGATCCTGTTTCCAAATCAACTGAAATCAAATGGAAAGCTGGAAAG GACCTGACAAAGCGCACAGGCCAGACGCCAAACAAAGCTGGCAAGAAAAGGCAGCACGAGGAGCCTGAGAGTTTCTTCACCTGGTTCACTGACCACTCAGATGCAGGAGCTGACGAGCTGGGAGAAGTCATCAAGGACGATATCTGGCCTAACCCACTGCAATACTACTTG GTCCCTGACATGGAGGATGAAGAAGGTGACggtgatgaggatgatgatgaagaagagggtCTGGAAGATATTGATGAgggtgaagaagaggaaggtgaaGGCGAAGATGAAGACGAGGATGGAGACGGAGAAGGAGAAGACGGAGAG gatgATGGAGAGGATGATTAA
- the dync2i2 gene encoding WD repeat-containing protein 34 isoform X2, giving the protein MFSDETLDSKSCQTKAVHRAEAEVQTVLAAISGTQTEPQSPATEQLLQQSHSEPEPPGLKDFLQRVEDTVIRQLVRNARSHAFDGFQVNWEDHSNLVSCLHCFQHPSALERGLHVTAVSWSCTGSVIACAYGRIDGGDWSTERSYVCTWNLNRRGLNPKQADLIIDVPTAVTALCCHPSQPALIAGGLYSGEVVVWDSSRTQDPMLVQTGMSADSHREPVYRVVWVPLRKKGEFGVLSACSGGRVLMWTVDSDQDRLVLNAAYALVRQQVPHSGSSFKARGSSTVGVTSLALSPWDSDTFLVGSEGGLLLRCSFSSKMPAAAPSEGQSVTPRAPAVFSFRHRSGPVHSIHCSPFHRNLFVTAGTDGLAHLHSLLQANPLLSLRVSDSYVFQVQWSPTRPLVFAAATGQGEVQIFDLGRRSLKPAATIEQGAAGQAATCLAFNCQNPHLLAVGKTDGTVNVWQLSTDLTEQNPRESSQLEQIANQVAG; this is encoded by the exons atgtttagTGACGAAACCCTGGACTCA AAAAGCTGTCAGACCAAAGCGGTGCACAGAGCTGAGGCAGAGGTGCAGACCGTGTTGGCTGCCATCAGCGGTACCCAGACGGAGCCACAGAGCCCAGCCACGGAGCAGCTCTTGCAGCAAAGCCACAGCGAGCCGGAGCCACCTGGCTTGAAGGACTTCCTGCAGAGGGTTGAGGACACGGTCATCAGACAGCTGGTCAGAAATGCCAGGAGTCATGCCTTTGATGGGTTCCAGGTGAACTGGGAAGACCACAGTAATCTG GTTTCATGCCTCCATTGTTTTCAACATCCCAGCGCTCTAGAGCGAGGTCTTCATGTAACTGCTGTGTCCTGGAGTTGTACAGGCTCAGTTATTGCCTGTGCCTATGGTCG GATCGACGGTGGAGACTGGAGCACTGAGAGGTCATATGTTTGTACGTGGAACCTGAACCGTCGAGGCCTGAACCCCAAACAGGCTGATCTGATCATAGATGTTCCCACTGCAGTCACCGCTCTGTGCTGTCACCCCAGCCAGCCGGCCCTCATCGCAG GTGGTCTGTACAGTGGAGAGGTGGTGGTCTGGGACAGCAGTCGGACACAGGACCCTATGCTGGTTCAAACAGGGATGTCAGCAGACAGTCACAGAGAGCCTGTTTATCGG gttgTCTGGGTGCCCCTGCGTAAAAAAGGAGAATTTGGGGTGCTGAGTGCCTGTTCAGGAGGAAGGGTGCTGATGTGGACGGTGGACTCGGACCAGGACAGGCTTGTCCTGAATGCTGCCTACGCCTTGGTACGACAGCAGGTTCCCCACAGTGGCAGTAGCTTCAAG GCCCGAGGCAGCAGCACTGTGGGAGTCACCTCCCTGGCTCTGTCTCCCTGGGACTCCGACACCTTCTTGGTGGGCTCTGAGGGCGGCCTACTGCTCAGATGCTCCTTCTCTTCTAAGATGCCAGCTGCAGCGCCCTCTGAAGGCCAGAGCGTAACGCCGAGAGCCCCGGCGGTCTTTTCTTTCAGGCATCGCAGCGGCCCTGTCCACTCCATACACTGCTCCCCCTTCCACAG GAACTTGTTTGTGACTGCAGGCACAGATGGTCTGGCCCACCTGCACTCCCTGCTGCAGGCCAACCCACTGCTCTCTCTCAGGGTTTCAGACTCCTACGTGTTTCAGGTGCAGTGGTCTCCAACCAGACCGCTGGTATTTGCTGCAGCCACTGGACAAG GTGAGGTGCAGATCTTCGACCTGGGTCGCAGGTCCCTGAAGCCAGCAGCCACCATCGAGCAGGGAGCTGCGGGCCAAGCTGCAACTTGCTTGGCCTTCAACTGTCAGAACCCTCACCTCTTGGCAGTGGGAAAGACAGACGGGACGGTCAACGTTTGGCAGCTGAGCACGGATTTGACTGAGCAGAACCCCAGAGAAAGCAGCCAGCTGGAACAGATAGCCAATCAGGTGGCAGGATGA
- the dync2i2 gene encoding WD repeat-containing protein 34 isoform X1, which produces MFSDETLDSVSIQSLWRKSQQSVQESKSCQTKAVHRAEAEVQTVLAAISGTQTEPQSPATEQLLQQSHSEPEPPGLKDFLQRVEDTVIRQLVRNARSHAFDGFQVNWEDHSNLVSCLHCFQHPSALERGLHVTAVSWSCTGSVIACAYGRIDGGDWSTERSYVCTWNLNRRGLNPKQADLIIDVPTAVTALCCHPSQPALIAGGLYSGEVVVWDSSRTQDPMLVQTGMSADSHREPVYRVVWVPLRKKGEFGVLSACSGGRVLMWTVDSDQDRLVLNAAYALVRQQVPHSGSSFKARGSSTVGVTSLALSPWDSDTFLVGSEGGLLLRCSFSSKMPAAAPSEGQSVTPRAPAVFSFRHRSGPVHSIHCSPFHRNLFVTAGTDGLAHLHSLLQANPLLSLRVSDSYVFQVQWSPTRPLVFAAATGQGEVQIFDLGRRSLKPAATIEQGAAGQAATCLAFNCQNPHLLAVGKTDGTVNVWQLSTDLTEQNPRESSQLEQIANQVAG; this is translated from the exons atgtttagTGACGAAACCCTGGACTCAGTGAGTATCCAGTCTCTGTGGAGGAAATCTCAGCAGTCGGTGCAGGAGTCG AAAAGCTGTCAGACCAAAGCGGTGCACAGAGCTGAGGCAGAGGTGCAGACCGTGTTGGCTGCCATCAGCGGTACCCAGACGGAGCCACAGAGCCCAGCCACGGAGCAGCTCTTGCAGCAAAGCCACAGCGAGCCGGAGCCACCTGGCTTGAAGGACTTCCTGCAGAGGGTTGAGGACACGGTCATCAGACAGCTGGTCAGAAATGCCAGGAGTCATGCCTTTGATGGGTTCCAGGTGAACTGGGAAGACCACAGTAATCTG GTTTCATGCCTCCATTGTTTTCAACATCCCAGCGCTCTAGAGCGAGGTCTTCATGTAACTGCTGTGTCCTGGAGTTGTACAGGCTCAGTTATTGCCTGTGCCTATGGTCG GATCGACGGTGGAGACTGGAGCACTGAGAGGTCATATGTTTGTACGTGGAACCTGAACCGTCGAGGCCTGAACCCCAAACAGGCTGATCTGATCATAGATGTTCCCACTGCAGTCACCGCTCTGTGCTGTCACCCCAGCCAGCCGGCCCTCATCGCAG GTGGTCTGTACAGTGGAGAGGTGGTGGTCTGGGACAGCAGTCGGACACAGGACCCTATGCTGGTTCAAACAGGGATGTCAGCAGACAGTCACAGAGAGCCTGTTTATCGG gttgTCTGGGTGCCCCTGCGTAAAAAAGGAGAATTTGGGGTGCTGAGTGCCTGTTCAGGAGGAAGGGTGCTGATGTGGACGGTGGACTCGGACCAGGACAGGCTTGTCCTGAATGCTGCCTACGCCTTGGTACGACAGCAGGTTCCCCACAGTGGCAGTAGCTTCAAG GCCCGAGGCAGCAGCACTGTGGGAGTCACCTCCCTGGCTCTGTCTCCCTGGGACTCCGACACCTTCTTGGTGGGCTCTGAGGGCGGCCTACTGCTCAGATGCTCCTTCTCTTCTAAGATGCCAGCTGCAGCGCCCTCTGAAGGCCAGAGCGTAACGCCGAGAGCCCCGGCGGTCTTTTCTTTCAGGCATCGCAGCGGCCCTGTCCACTCCATACACTGCTCCCCCTTCCACAG GAACTTGTTTGTGACTGCAGGCACAGATGGTCTGGCCCACCTGCACTCCCTGCTGCAGGCCAACCCACTGCTCTCTCTCAGGGTTTCAGACTCCTACGTGTTTCAGGTGCAGTGGTCTCCAACCAGACCGCTGGTATTTGCTGCAGCCACTGGACAAG GTGAGGTGCAGATCTTCGACCTGGGTCGCAGGTCCCTGAAGCCAGCAGCCACCATCGAGCAGGGAGCTGCGGGCCAAGCTGCAACTTGCTTGGCCTTCAACTGTCAGAACCCTCACCTCTTGGCAGTGGGAAAGACAGACGGGACGGTCAACGTTTGGCAGCTGAGCACGGATTTGACTGAGCAGAACCCCAGAGAAAGCAGCCAGCTGGAACAGATAGCCAATCAGGTGGCAGGATGA